Proteins encoded in a region of the Zea mays cultivar B73 chromosome 4, Zm-B73-REFERENCE-NAM-5.0, whole genome shotgun sequence genome:
- the LOC103653009 gene encoding putative germin-like protein 12-4, which yields MAASTYFLLVAFLALVTSQSIASDPSPLQDFCVADKYSPVKVNGFVCKDPMAVNADDFFKAAKLDQPRDTKNKVGSNVTLINVMQLPGLNTLGISLARIDYAPLGQNPPHTHPRATEILTVLEGKLYVGFVTSNQANSNNKLFTKVLNKGDVFVFPQGLIHFQFNPVHDKPAVAIAALSSQNPGVITIANAVFGSKPPISDDVLAKAFQVQKGTIDWLQAQFWENNHY from the exons ATGGCTGCATCGACCTACTTCCTTCTTGTTGCCTTTCTAGCCTTGGTCACATCTCAGTCCATTGCCTCTGACCCTAGCCCGCTCCAAGACTTCTGTGTTGCCGACAAATACTCTCCGG TGAAGGTAAATGGATTTGTTTGCAAGGACCCCATGGCTGTGAACGCAGATGACTTCTTCAAGGCAGCAAAACTTGACCAACCAAGGGACACCAAGAACAAGGTGGGATCCAACGTTACTTTGATCAATGTCATGCAGTTACCAGGACTCAACACATTGGGCATCTCGTTGGCTCGCATTGACTACGCACCCTTAGGTCAAAATCCTCCACACACCCACCCACGTGCCACAGAGATCCTCACCGTGCTTGAGGGGAAACTCTATGTTGGATTTGTCACCTCCAACCAAGCTAACAGCAACAACAAGCTATTTACCAAGGTCCTCAACAAGGGTGATGTGTTTGTATTCCCCCAAGGACTCATCCACTTCCAGTTCAACCCGGTCCATGACAAGCCAGCAGTCGCGATCGCTGCACTAAGCAGCCAGAACCCTGGAGTTATTACTATTGCGAATGCAGTCTTTGGATCAAAGCCACCTATCTCGGATGATGTCTTGGCAAAGGCCTTCCAGGTGCAAAAGGGGACAATCGATTGGCTTCAAGCTCAATTTTGGGAGAACAACCACTACTAA